In one window of Bacteroides sp. DNA:
- a CDS encoding GNA1162 family protein — protein sequence MRTNLFSALAGFFLAACTVQPPVPLPDRHATYPELFEENPTTIVVLPPANFTNYPEATHAFYTTLFAPLINAGYYVIPPLATMQILRQEQLDTVDLSERSAEMRELFGADLVVHTYIQQWGKSFGLDTGEIVVEAEYFIVSAETGSTLFYRKTMGYCQVTAEVEGSWVLTLAASTLRTAAISPERIAALCSESTFFDLPLGPYSPQYRTDQNMKAGPAEMLLRWGE from the coding sequence ATGAGAACAAATCTATTTTCTGCGCTTGCGGGTTTTTTTCTGGCGGCCTGTACTGTTCAGCCCCCGGTACCGTTACCCGACAGACATGCCACCTATCCTGAGCTTTTTGAAGAAAACCCAACGACCATCGTAGTGCTGCCGCCCGCCAACTTCACCAATTATCCGGAAGCCACCCATGCCTTTTATACCACCCTCTTTGCCCCCCTGATCAATGCAGGCTATTATGTCATCCCGCCCCTGGCGACGATGCAGATCCTCAGGCAGGAACAGCTCGACACTGTTGACCTCTCAGAGCGGTCCGCCGAGATGAGAGAACTTTTTGGGGCCGACCTGGTGGTGCATACCTACATTCAGCAGTGGGGAAAATCGTTCGGGCTGGATACGGGCGAGATCGTGGTGGAAGCAGAGTACTTTATCGTTTCAGCCGAAACCGGCAGCACGTTGTTTTACCGCAAGACGATGGGCTACTGCCAGGTGACGGCCGAGGTGGAGGGGAGTTGGGTCCTCACTTTGGCCGCATCGACGCTGCGTACCGCCGCCATCAGTCCTGAAAGGATCGCTGCCCTGTGCAGTGAAAGCACCTTTTTCGACCTGCCTTTGGGCCCTTACAGCCCGCAATACCGCACTGACCAGAATATGAAGGCAGGCCCTGCGGAAATGTTGCTGCGATGGGGAGAATAA
- a CDS encoding DUF4810 domain-containing protein — protein MRRFIILLVGLLLFACMPLRTGSNYQGVHHKIPLYSMEGLGKTYANYLEKADGKAAAELTGAFQKIIQSQTGVLGRVPPGIYADYGVLMMGQGNEAAVRTLMENEMGLYPEARTYIRQLLKPIEE, from the coding sequence ATGAGGCGGTTCATCATTCTGCTGGTGGGGTTGCTGCTGTTTGCCTGCATGCCTCTGAGAACCGGGAGCAATTACCAGGGGGTGCACCACAAAATTCCCTTGTATTCAATGGAAGGGTTGGGGAAAACGTATGCCAATTATCTGGAGAAGGCGGATGGGAAAGCCGCTGCTGAGCTTACGGGGGCTTTTCAGAAGATCATTCAGAGCCAGACCGGCGTCCTGGGCAGAGTGCCCCCGGGCATTTATGCCGATTACGGGGTGCTGATGATGGGCCAGGGAAATGAGGCTGCGGTCAGAACCCTGATGGAGAACGAAATGGGTCTTTATCCAGAGGCCCGGACCTACATCCGGCAATTATTAAAACCCATTGAAGAATGA
- a CDS encoding cation diffusion facilitator family transporter: MMAHSNGHADERNGGYRKAFALGIGLNVSFIAVEVIFGIMANSSALLADAGHNASDVLGLVFAWTAIWLASIKPRGKYTYGLRKTTILVSMLNALLLFGAVGFIAWDAIGKFRSPEPVAGSQVMVVAAIGVVINTLTALLFMKGQKADLNIRGAFLHMAADAGVSLGVVVAGLLIKLTGKQWIDPVTSFFIIAVIVWGTWRLFTESLDLALDAVPKHIELDKVREFLLAQKGVESVHDLHIWAMSTTKVALTAHLIIPDGSDDHFISNLQHALDHQFGINHTTLQIENKQIEEGCKTDC, from the coding sequence ATGATGGCACATTCAAACGGACATGCGGATGAAAGGAATGGAGGCTACCGAAAGGCTTTTGCGCTGGGCATTGGATTAAATGTGAGCTTCATTGCGGTTGAAGTCATATTCGGTATAATGGCCAATTCCTCGGCCCTGCTGGCGGATGCCGGACATAATGCCAGTGATGTGCTTGGGCTGGTGTTTGCCTGGACGGCCATATGGCTGGCTTCCATAAAACCCAGGGGCAAATATACCTATGGGCTTCGGAAAACCACCATTCTTGTTTCCATGCTGAATGCCTTGTTGCTGTTTGGCGCTGTAGGATTCATTGCCTGGGATGCCATTGGTAAATTCAGAAGTCCCGAACCTGTTGCCGGCAGCCAGGTGATGGTGGTGGCAGCCATTGGGGTAGTGATCAATACCCTTACAGCCTTGCTGTTCATGAAAGGCCAGAAAGCAGACCTGAACATCAGGGGGGCTTTCCTTCATATGGCCGCTGATGCCGGTGTATCGCTGGGGGTTGTCGTGGCCGGCTTGTTGATCAAGCTGACCGGCAAGCAATGGATTGACCCGGTAACAAGTTTCTTCATCATTGCTGTCATCGTTTGGGGCACCTGGCGTTTGTTCACCGAATCGCTGGATCTGGCCCTGGATGCCGTGCCCAAACACATTGAGCTTGATAAAGTCAGGGAATTCCTGCTGGCGCAAAAAGGCGTGGAGAGTGTTCACGACCTGCATATCTGGGCCATGAGCACCACCAAGGTGGCCTTAACGGCTCATTTAATCATTCCCGACGGGAGTGATGACCATTTTATTTCCAACCTGCAGCATGCACTTGACCATCAATTTGGCATAAACCATACCACGCTTCAGATAGAAAATAAGCAGATTGAAGAAGGGTGTAAGACAGATTGTTAG
- a CDS encoding outer membrane beta-barrel protein, whose product MKKLLVLVLMLGLLPVTSGFAQTTKGNTLLGVSSQFSLLPLEEGISMSGLLGIGFGNFKVKSDGGEENDNETKLRSFNSSPRLGFFVVDNLALGADLNFSSVKMKNSFDEYEYEGESENTMSLFGFGPFARFYFPTGKMFPFIEAGALFGQVKNKYKWESNWGDGEEEEKIGVSGFNAGAGVGFPLGEKAVLDLALGYQSMAFKGKEDNPDNERTIVGTFGLKVGIVVILGKK is encoded by the coding sequence ATGAAAAAGTTGTTGGTCCTGGTTTTAATGCTTGGGCTGCTGCCCGTTACCTCCGGATTTGCACAAACCACTAAGGGAAACACCCTGCTGGGCGTTTCTTCGCAGTTTAGTCTTCTTCCCTTGGAAGAAGGGATATCCATGTCTGGTCTTTTGGGCATTGGGTTTGGCAATTTTAAAGTTAAATCAGATGGTGGAGAGGAAAATGACAATGAAACGAAACTAAGAAGTTTCAATTCCTCACCCAGGCTTGGATTTTTTGTTGTCGATAATCTTGCCCTGGGGGCTGATCTCAATTTTTCCAGTGTAAAAATGAAGAACTCTTTTGACGAATACGAATACGAAGGCGAAAGTGAAAACACTATGTCGCTGTTCGGTTTCGGGCCGTTTGCAAGGTTTTATTTCCCTACCGGAAAAATGTTTCCATTTATTGAAGCAGGTGCCCTGTTCGGGCAGGTTAAAAACAAATACAAATGGGAAAGTAACTGGGGTGATGGTGAAGAGGAAGAAAAAATAGGTGTCAGTGGTTTTAACGCGGGTGCCGGGGTTGGATTTCCTCTGGGTGAAAAGGCCGTCCTGGATCTGGCCCTGGGTTACCAGTCAATGGCTTTCAAGGGCAAGGAAGACAACCCGGATAACGAAAGGACCATCGTGGGGACCTTTGGATTAAAAGTTGGCATCGTGGTTATCCTTGGGAAGAAATGA